One genomic window of Polaromonas sp. SP1 includes the following:
- a CDS encoding O-antigen ligase, whose translation MADNAVNPQATSTIILRTKKINFRLAAICLMAASVGLPIAIISIAKLLLLGCVVAVPLFARNLPKNGATLLKTWTLPAVLAALLAFVLSLLWTVAPQEEAIGSLAKYGKLIIIIAMMALIRERREAVYAMGAFALSQLLVVAGSWLLFADLPVAWATSRTTLSHYTVFSGYLDQGIMSAVFAAVCWHLRGLVPGRYGPQIAIAVALASLANVFFVMVGRSGQLVGVALLSLAIMWQLPGKYRMVVALLPFLLVLALFFSSPAVRERLTLLKAEVQAYSQKQDSSTSSGVRLAFWSTAAQIIAQRPIAGAGVGSWSTEYDRLEREKNPQHKNINPGSNPHQEYLLWGVQLGIPGMLLFAAFMLSVLRDSIKMEAPYARATQSALLALAVACLFNSTLYDGLIGDFFCVLIGLLLALGLSKPADPSPLERAT comes from the coding sequence ATGGCTGATAATGCGGTCAATCCCCAGGCAACCTCCACGATTATTTTGCGAACAAAGAAGATCAATTTCCGGCTCGCCGCCATCTGCCTGATGGCCGCGTCCGTGGGGTTGCCGATCGCCATCATCAGCATCGCCAAGTTGCTCCTGCTCGGGTGCGTCGTGGCCGTCCCGCTGTTCGCACGGAACCTGCCAAAAAATGGCGCCACGCTGCTGAAGACCTGGACGCTGCCGGCCGTGCTTGCCGCACTGCTGGCATTTGTGTTGAGCCTGCTCTGGACGGTCGCCCCGCAAGAAGAGGCCATCGGCTCGCTCGCCAAATACGGCAAACTCATCATCATCATTGCGATGATGGCCCTGATCCGGGAGCGCCGCGAAGCGGTGTATGCGATGGGTGCGTTTGCACTTTCGCAGTTGCTGGTGGTGGCGGGTTCATGGCTGCTTTTTGCCGACCTGCCTGTCGCCTGGGCCACTTCCCGCACCACCCTGAGCCATTACACGGTCTTTTCCGGCTACCTCGACCAGGGCATCATGAGCGCGGTATTTGCCGCCGTGTGCTGGCATTTGCGCGGACTGGTGCCCGGCCGTTACGGCCCGCAAATTGCCATCGCCGTGGCCCTGGCGTCCCTGGCCAACGTTTTCTTCGTGATGGTCGGCCGCAGCGGCCAATTGGTCGGCGTCGCGTTGCTGTCGCTGGCCATCATGTGGCAACTGCCCGGGAAGTATCGAATGGTCGTCGCCCTGCTGCCATTTCTTTTGGTGCTGGCCCTGTTTTTCAGCTCGCCAGCCGTGCGGGAAAGATTGACCTTGCTCAAGGCTGAAGTGCAAGCCTATTCACAAAAACAGGACTCCTCCACGTCCTCGGGCGTTCGCCTCGCTTTCTGGAGCACGGCTGCCCAAATCATTGCCCAGCGCCCCATCGCGGGCGCGGGCGTCGGCAGCTGGAGCACCGAATACGACAGGCTGGAGCGCGAGAAAAACCCCCAACACAAAAACATCAACCCCGGCAGCAACCCTCACCAGGAATACCTGCTGTGGGGCGTGCAGCTTGGCATCCCGGGCATGCTGCTATTTGCCGCTTTCATGCTCTCCGTGCTGCGCGACAGCATAAAAATGGAAGCCCCCTATGCCCGGGCCACGCAATCCGCGTTGCTGGCGCTGGCGGTGGCCTGCCTGTTCAATTCCACGCTTTATGACGGACTGATAGGTGACTTCTTCTGTGTCCTGATCGGTTTATTGCTGGCACTGGGGCTGAGTAAACCTGCGGACCCGTCCCCACTCGAACGCGCAACGTGA
- the msbA gene encoding lipid A export permease/ATP-binding protein MsbA — MSSPSDTPPSVAAARPGLWRRITRVWPYFSGSRTGWALAIGATIAASATEPFVPALLKPLLDRGFQKGALDLWLVPVSLILLFTVRGVAGFVAQYALAKVTNEGLQALRRAMFGKLLSSRLSMFADQSSSAIANTVVYEVFNGSSMMINAIMKLARDILTLVALVAYLLFLNWKLMLIVSLLFPAVALVIQLLTRRLYRLTKESQIATDNLAYVVEENVLAHRDVRLHGAQAGQASRFEALSNTLRRLSIKSTVAYAGMSAITQVLAAMALSAVISIALLQGSENTTTVGGFVAFVTAMLLLIAPIKSLSDGATPITRGLAALERGLDLVDLIDDESSGSFTKARVAGDIELSDVSVVYKPDAPPALDGVSLSIRAGETVALVGSSGSGKTTLASLLPRFVDYSAGSIRLDGTELRDWELASLRSQFAFVSQHVVMFNNSMAFNVALGQSFDSDKVVRCLVAANLGQLLDELPQGIDTVLGHNAMQLSGGQRQRLAIARALYKDAPVLILDEATSALDTESEKAVQEAIQRLAAGRTSLIIAHRLSTIQHADRIIMMNAGRIVEQGSHAELLQNNGAYAHLYRLGFQGAT, encoded by the coding sequence GTGAGCTCTCCCTCCGACACCCCTCCTTCTGTTGCCGCCGCAAGGCCAGGCCTGTGGCGCCGTATCACGCGGGTCTGGCCTTATTTCAGCGGCTCACGCACGGGCTGGGCACTGGCCATAGGCGCGACGATTGCTGCGTCGGCGACCGAACCCTTCGTTCCGGCCCTGCTCAAGCCGCTGCTGGACCGCGGGTTTCAAAAAGGGGCGCTCGACCTGTGGCTGGTGCCGGTGTCGCTGATCCTGCTGTTCACCGTGCGTGGGGTCGCCGGCTTCGTTGCGCAATACGCGCTGGCCAAGGTGACCAATGAGGGCTTGCAGGCCTTGCGCCGGGCCATGTTCGGCAAATTGCTGAGTTCGCGCCTGTCCATGTTCGCCGACCAGTCCTCCAGCGCCATCGCCAACACCGTGGTCTACGAGGTGTTCAACGGCTCGTCGATGATGATCAACGCCATCATGAAGCTGGCGCGCGACATCCTGACGCTGGTGGCTTTGGTGGCCTACCTGCTGTTCCTCAACTGGAAGCTGATGCTGATCGTCTCCCTGCTGTTTCCGGCGGTGGCGCTGGTCATCCAGCTGCTGACACGGCGCCTTTACCGCCTGACCAAGGAAAGCCAGATCGCCACGGACAACCTGGCCTATGTGGTCGAAGAAAACGTGCTGGCCCACCGCGACGTGCGGCTGCACGGTGCGCAGGCCGGCCAGGCGTCGCGTTTTGAGGCGCTGAGCAACACGCTGCGCCGGCTGTCCATCAAGTCCACCGTCGCCTACGCCGGCATGAGCGCCATCACCCAGGTGCTGGCCGCCATGGCGCTGTCGGCCGTGATCTCCATCGCACTGCTCCAGGGCTCGGAAAACACCACGACAGTGGGCGGCTTTGTGGCCTTTGTGACGGCGATGCTGCTGCTGATCGCGCCCATCAAAAGCCTCTCCGACGGCGCAACACCCATCACGCGCGGGCTGGCGGCGCTGGAGCGCGGGCTGGACCTGGTGGACCTCATTGACGACGAGAGCAGCGGCAGCTTCACCAAGGCCAGGGTGGCCGGTGATATCGAGTTGTCAGACGTAAGCGTGGTGTACAAGCCGGACGCGCCCCCGGCGCTGGATGGCGTCAGCCTCTCCATACGCGCCGGTGAAACGGTGGCGCTTGTCGGCTCTTCCGGCTCCGGCAAGACCACGCTGGCGAGCCTGCTGCCGCGCTTTGTCGACTACAGCGCCGGCAGCATCCGGCTGGACGGCACGGAGTTGCGGGACTGGGAGCTGGCGTCGCTGCGTTCGCAGTTCGCCTTCGTCAGCCAGCATGTCGTCATGTTCAACAACAGCATGGCTTTCAACGTGGCACTGGGCCAGTCTTTCGACAGTGACAAGGTGGTCCGCTGCCTGGTCGCCGCCAACCTGGGCCAGTTGCTGGACGAACTGCCGCAAGGCATAGACACCGTGCTGGGCCACAACGCCATGCAGCTATCCGGCGGCCAGCGCCAGCGGCTGGCGATCGCCCGGGCGCTCTACAAAGATGCGCCTGTGCTCATCCTCGACGAAGCCACGTCGGCGCTGGACACCGAATCGGAAAAAGCCGTCCAGGAAGCCATACAGCGGCTGGCCGCGGGCCGTACCTCGCTGATCATTGCGCACCGGCTCTCGACCATCCAGCATGCGGACCGCATCATCATGATGAACGCCGGCCGCATCGTGGAGCAAGGCAGCCATGCGGAGCTGCTCCAGAATAACGGCGCCTATGCCCACCTTTACCGGCTGGGCTTTCAGGGCGCGACCTAA
- a CDS encoding glycosyltransferase: protein MPVSISGFTFIRNGVGLGFPFEASIRSLLPLVDEFVVAVGKGEDDTLARVKAINDPKIRIIETLWNERMADRGFVYAQQKMIAQYSCTGDWAFYLEGDEVVHEGELDAIRASVERHHGNPAVEALVFDYLHFYGSPDWISISPGWYRRECRLIRNTIRSYAPDGQYWLVTTQHKRGRNPQAALANAHIYHYGWIRRNEEMQKKLDQVSKYWGEARAAQITYSQFDRRALAPFTGTHPQAVQSWLATEAEPVLNIDPAYKPTPKENKYHFMRQVESLTGLDFSRKHFKLVA, encoded by the coding sequence ATGCCAGTTTCCATCAGCGGCTTTACCTTTATTCGCAACGGCGTGGGCCTGGGCTTTCCCTTTGAGGCATCCATCCGCTCCCTGCTGCCCCTGGTCGACGAATTTGTGGTCGCCGTGGGCAAGGGTGAGGACGACACGCTGGCTCGCGTCAAAGCCATCAACGATCCGAAGATCCGCATCATCGAAACGCTCTGGAACGAACGCATGGCCGACCGCGGCTTTGTCTATGCCCAGCAAAAAATGATCGCCCAGTACTCCTGCACGGGCGACTGGGCCTTCTACCTGGAAGGCGACGAAGTCGTGCATGAGGGCGAACTGGACGCCATACGCGCCAGCGTCGAGCGCCATCACGGCAACCCGGCTGTCGAGGCGCTGGTTTTTGACTACCTGCACTTTTATGGCTCGCCGGACTGGATCTCTATCAGCCCCGGCTGGTACCGCCGTGAATGCAGGCTGATCCGCAACACCATTCGCAGCTACGCACCCGACGGCCAATACTGGCTGGTCACGACCCAACATAAGCGCGGGCGCAATCCCCAGGCCGCACTGGCCAACGCGCATATCTACCACTATGGCTGGATACGCCGCAACGAGGAAATGCAGAAAAAGCTGGACCAGGTCAGCAAGTACTGGGGCGAAGCCAGGGCCGCGCAGATCACCTACAGCCAGTTTGACCGCCGGGCCCTCGCCCCCTTCACCGGCACGCACCCGCAAGCCGTGCAGTCATGGCTGGCGACCGAGGCGGAGCCGGTTTTGAACATCGACCCGGCCTACAAACCCACGCCCAAGGAAAACAAGTACCACTTCATGCGCCAGGTCGAAAGCCTGACCGGGCTGGACTTCAGCCGCAAGCACTTCAAGCTGGTGGCCTGA
- a CDS encoding glycosyltransferase family 4 protein, giving the protein MTAPEPKKLRIAVFNRTFSPTGGGAERYSIALVEQLAARHEMHVFAQEIDHHWPGVTYHKVSAPLRKPRWINQLWFATLTWWATRRGFDIVHSHENTWHGEVQTVHVLPVKHSLFQGRHGVRRVLRWVKVVTSPRLLAYLWLERARYAGRPGRQVVVASESLRPIMKACYPACSDAVSVVTPGITLPQLPVGADRKREARASLGLPAEATCLLFVGNDYRKKGLEALLQAMARLPGDVVLAVVGNPAHIAEFRAVADALKLGARVVFLGALKDVAPAYEAADILVHPTFEDTFAMVVLEAMAHGLPVVVSGPKYCGISGLLQQGVNALLLDDPRDAGELTSVLENLLGQPVLRQTLSGGVVAFATHYQWKEIALQQEALYFSAVAAKARG; this is encoded by the coding sequence ATGACCGCGCCCGAGCCAAAGAAACTGCGCATCGCTGTCTTCAACCGCACTTTCTCGCCGACGGGCGGCGGGGCGGAGCGTTATTCGATTGCGCTGGTCGAGCAGCTCGCAGCCCGGCATGAAATGCATGTGTTTGCGCAGGAAATTGACCACCACTGGCCCGGCGTGACCTACCACAAGGTATCCGCGCCGCTGCGCAAGCCGCGCTGGATCAACCAGCTGTGGTTTGCCACCCTCACCTGGTGGGCGACACGACGCGGGTTTGACATCGTGCATTCCCACGAAAACACCTGGCACGGAGAGGTGCAGACGGTGCACGTGCTGCCGGTCAAGCACAGCCTGTTCCAGGGGCGGCACGGCGTTCGGCGCGTGCTGCGCTGGGTCAAGGTGGTGACCAGCCCGCGGCTGCTGGCCTACCTGTGGCTGGAGCGCGCCCGCTATGCCGGCCGCCCCGGCCGGCAGGTGGTGGTGGCGTCTGAAAGCCTGCGGCCCATCATGAAAGCCTGCTACCCGGCTTGCAGCGACGCGGTTTCCGTCGTCACGCCGGGCATCACCCTGCCGCAACTGCCGGTCGGCGCAGACCGCAAACGCGAGGCGAGGGCGAGCCTCGGCTTGCCGGCCGAAGCCACCTGCCTGCTGTTTGTGGGCAACGATTACCGCAAGAAAGGCCTGGAGGCCTTGCTGCAGGCCATGGCCCGGTTGCCGGGCGACGTAGTGCTGGCGGTGGTGGGCAATCCGGCCCACATTGCCGAATTTCGCGCTGTGGCCGACGCGCTCAAGCTGGGCGCGCGGGTGGTTTTCCTGGGCGCGCTCAAGGATGTGGCTCCGGCCTACGAGGCTGCCGACATCCTGGTGCACCCCACGTTTGAGGACACCTTTGCGATGGTGGTGCTGGAGGCCATGGCCCATGGCCTGCCGGTGGTTGTCAGCGGTCCGAAGTACTGCGGGATTTCCGGCCTGCTGCAGCAGGGCGTGAACGCCTTGTTGCTTGACGACCCCAGGGATGCGGGCGAGCTGACATCGGTTCTGGAGAATTTGCTGGGGCAGCCGGTGCTGCGGCAAACGCTGTCAGGGGGCGTTGTGGCCTTCGCAACGCACTACCAGTGGAAGGAAATCGCGCTGCAGCAAGAGGCGCTTTACTTTTCGGCCGTCGCGGCCAAGGCCCGTGGCTAG
- a CDS encoding polysaccharide deacetylase family protein, which produces MLTANRRPIPILVYHQIAVAPPKGSPFRGLYVSPQAFARQMAWLKWLGYTGLSMSALQPYLQGERTGKVVGITFDDGYQNNLTQALPVLARHGFSSTCYAVSGLLGKTNIWDERIGIPQTPLMDEGEIRQWVAGGQEIGSHTHRHVNLLETSEAGCREEMMLGKTGLESVTGRPVEHFCYPYGHYEARHVELARDIGFATATTTQRSRCLAGMDMLQLPRVPVLRSTTLPVFWLKIATAYEDRRKK; this is translated from the coding sequence ATGCTGACCGCCAACCGCCGGCCCATTCCCATACTGGTTTATCACCAGATCGCCGTCGCGCCGCCCAAGGGCAGCCCGTTTCGCGGCCTTTATGTGTCGCCGCAGGCTTTTGCGCGGCAGATGGCATGGCTCAAATGGCTGGGCTACACGGGCTTGTCCATGAGCGCCTTGCAGCCTTATTTGCAGGGTGAGCGCACGGGCAAGGTGGTTGGGATTACGTTTGACGATGGCTACCAGAACAACCTCACGCAGGCCCTGCCGGTGCTGGCCAGGCACGGGTTTTCGTCCACCTGCTACGCGGTCAGCGGCCTGCTCGGTAAAACCAATATCTGGGACGAACGCATCGGTATCCCGCAGACGCCACTGATGGACGAAGGCGAAATTCGCCAATGGGTGGCCGGTGGGCAGGAGATCGGCTCGCACACACATCGGCATGTCAATCTGCTGGAAACCAGTGAGGCGGGTTGCCGCGAGGAAATGATGCTTGGCAAGACCGGGCTGGAGTCCGTCACCGGCCGGCCGGTCGAGCACTTCTGCTACCCCTACGGCCACTACGAGGCGCGGCATGTGGAACTGGCCAGGGACATCGGCTTTGCCACCGCCACCACCACACAGCGCAGCCGCTGCCTTGCAGGCATGGACATGCTGCAGCTGCCGCGTGTGCCGGTGCTGCGCTCGACCACCTTGCCGGTGTTCTGGCTCAAGATCGCCACGGCTTACGAGGACCGCCGGAAAAAATGA
- the rng gene encoding ribonuclease G translates to MQQDILINWSPQETRVAVVEHGAVQELHVERTLERGLVGNVYLGKVARVLPGMQSAFIDIGLDRAAFLHVADLMSSINSRHAETDAQAAGGLAAPAMASLQPIEKQLFEGQAVMVQVLKDPIGTKGARLTAQISIAGRLLVFLPQDNHIGVSQKIPPRQREELRQRVQALTGDMGGGFILRTNGEDATDAELAEDITYLRKTWARIKDASLRLPPASVLHQDLNLLQRVLRDLVVEDTQTIRIDSREQFEKLKAFAVEFMPATEQKLQHYGGERPIFDLFSIDEEIAKALGRRVDLKSGGYLIIDQTEALTTVDVNTGGFVGARNFDDTIFKTNLEASQAIARQLRLRNLGGIVIVDFIDMIKENHRDAVLAEFQKQLARDRIKTTVNGFSALGLLEMTRKRTRESLAHQLCEPCSACMGKGVVKTARSVTYDILREILREARQFNPREFRVVASPKVIELFLDEESQHLASLSDFIRKPISLQAEAAMAQEQYDIVLL, encoded by the coding sequence ATGCAACAAGACATCCTGATCAACTGGTCGCCCCAGGAAACCCGGGTGGCCGTGGTTGAGCATGGCGCGGTGCAGGAGCTTCACGTCGAACGCACGCTGGAGCGCGGCCTGGTCGGCAATGTTTACCTCGGCAAGGTCGCCCGCGTGCTGCCGGGCATGCAGTCGGCCTTTATCGACATCGGCCTGGACCGGGCGGCCTTTTTGCACGTGGCTGATCTGATGAGCAGCATCAACAGCCGCCACGCCGAAACGGATGCCCAGGCGGCCGGCGGCCTGGCGGCGCCCGCGATGGCCTCGCTGCAGCCGATCGAAAAGCAATTGTTTGAGGGCCAGGCGGTGATGGTGCAGGTCCTGAAGGACCCGATAGGCACCAAGGGCGCGCGCTTGACGGCACAGATCAGCATCGCCGGACGCCTGCTGGTGTTTTTGCCGCAGGACAACCACATCGGCGTCTCGCAAAAAATACCGCCCCGGCAGCGGGAAGAACTGCGCCAGCGCGTGCAGGCCCTGACCGGCGACATGGGCGGTGGTTTCATTTTGCGCACCAACGGCGAAGACGCGACCGACGCCGAGCTGGCCGAAGACATCACCTACCTGCGCAAGACCTGGGCGCGCATCAAGGACGCGTCGCTGCGCCTGCCGCCGGCCTCGGTGCTGCACCAGGACCTGAATTTGCTGCAGCGCGTTTTGCGCGACCTGGTGGTGGAGGACACGCAGACCATACGCATCGACTCCCGTGAGCAGTTTGAAAAGCTCAAGGCGTTCGCGGTGGAGTTCATGCCGGCGACCGAGCAAAAGCTGCAGCACTATGGCGGCGAGCGGCCGATTTTCGACCTCTTCAGCATCGACGAGGAAATCGCCAAGGCGCTGGGCCGGCGGGTCGACCTCAAATCCGGCGGCTACCTGATCATTGACCAGACCGAAGCCCTGACCACGGTGGACGTCAACACGGGCGGGTTTGTCGGTGCGCGCAATTTTGACGACACGATCTTCAAGACCAACCTGGAGGCCTCGCAGGCCATTGCCCGCCAGCTTCGCCTGCGCAACCTGGGCGGCATTGTGATCGTCGATTTCATTGACATGATCAAGGAAAACCACCGCGACGCGGTGCTGGCCGAGTTCCAGAAGCAGTTGGCGCGCGACCGCATCAAGACCACCGTGAACGGGTTTTCCGCGCTGGGCCTGCTCGAGATGACGCGCAAGCGCACCCGCGAATCGCTGGCCCACCAGCTGTGCGAGCCCTGCAGCGCCTGCATGGGCAAGGGCGTGGTCAAGACGGCGCGCAGCGTGACCTACGACATCCTGCGCGAGATCCTGCGCGAGGCCCGGCAGTTCAACCCGCGCGAATTCCGGGTGGTGGCTTCGCCCAAGGTGATTGAGCTGTTCCTCGATGAAGAGAGCCAGCACCTGGCCAGCCTCAGCGATTTCATCCGCAAACCGATTTCCCTGCAGGCCGAGGCCGCGATGGCGCAGGAGCAATACGACATCGTGCTGCTGTGA
- a CDS encoding nucleoside triphosphate pyrophosphatase produces MPEFIYLASQSPRRRQLLEQLGVRHELLLPDADEDAESLEAVLRNEVPATYVQRVTGLKLDAALARMKRRKLPPAPILCSDTTVAMGRVIYGKPDDANDAARMLRELSGGTHRVLTAVAVQAGRRRFEALSDSKVSFDALTPAQIRRYVASGEPMGKAGAYAVQGRVAMHINRINGSYSGIMGLPLRETAQLLQAAGIRL; encoded by the coding sequence ATGCCTGAATTCATTTACCTGGCCTCGCAAAGCCCGAGGCGGCGGCAACTGCTGGAACAACTCGGCGTACGCCACGAGCTGCTGTTGCCGGACGCCGACGAGGACGCCGAATCGCTGGAGGCGGTGCTCAGGAATGAAGTGCCGGCCACCTATGTCCAGCGCGTTACCGGCCTGAAGCTGGATGCGGCGCTTGCCCGGATGAAGCGGCGCAAGCTGCCACCGGCGCCCATCCTGTGCTCGGACACCACCGTGGCCATGGGCCGAGTGATTTACGGCAAACCGGACGACGCAAACGACGCGGCCCGCATGCTGCGCGAGCTGTCGGGCGGCACCCACCGGGTGCTGACCGCTGTGGCCGTGCAAGCCGGGCGCCGTCGCTTCGAGGCGCTCAGCGACTCGAAGGTGAGTTTTGATGCGCTGACGCCGGCGCAAATCCGCCGCTACGTCGCCAGCGGCGAGCCCATGGGCAAGGCCGGCGCCTATGCGGTGCAGGGCAGGGTGGCGATGCACATCAACCGGATCAACGGCAGCTACAGTGGCATCATGGGGCTCCCGCTGAGGGAAACGGCCCAACTGCTGCAGGCCGCCGGTATTCGTCTCTAG
- the rlmH gene encoding 23S rRNA (pseudouridine(1915)-N(3))-methyltransferase RlmH: MRLTIVAVGQKVPDWAQTAYDDYAKRFPPELKVELKAVKTEPRASKTLENLLSAERGRIEASIARGTRVVALDERGTAVTTVALAERLKSWQLSGDDVAIVIGGPDGLDAGFKQAAHERLRLSDLTLPHAMVRVLLIEQLYRAWSITINHPYHRE; the protein is encoded by the coding sequence ATGAGGCTGACGATCGTAGCCGTCGGCCAGAAAGTGCCTGACTGGGCGCAGACGGCTTATGACGACTACGCCAAACGCTTTCCGCCTGAGCTCAAGGTCGAGCTCAAGGCCGTCAAGACCGAACCGCGCGCCTCCAAAACCCTGGAAAACCTGCTGTCCGCCGAGCGCGGGCGCATTGAAGCCAGCATTGCCCGCGGCACCCGCGTCGTGGCGCTCGATGAGCGCGGCACTGCCGTCACCACCGTGGCGCTGGCTGAAAGGCTCAAAAGCTGGCAACTGTCCGGTGACGATGTCGCCATCGTCATCGGCGGGCCCGACGGCCTGGACGCCGGTTTCAAGCAGGCCGCGCACGAGCGGCTGCGCCTCTCGGACCTGACTTTGCCCCATGCGATGGTGCGTGTGCTGCTGATTGAGCAGCTCTACCGCGCCTGGAGCATCACGATCAACCATCCTTACCATCGCGAGTAA
- the rsfS gene encoding ribosome silencing factor, which yields MTSTTAKTSVAADKKDVQKLQRAIIDGLEDVKAQDIQVFDTEHITSLFERVIVASGSSNRQTKALAASVRDAVRDAGFAKPRIEGEDNGEWIIVDCGAAVAHIMQPTIRQYYHLEELWGDKPIKLKLGAPAPLVKASKAEAEPEAKPKTSRAVAKTAAKAGAKTAGKSAAKAPAKAPAKAPDSSYVGRVGKTNDWTAKRNATATAAEPAAKPARAGAKAAPAKSAKPAVKTPIIKVPVAKKVAAKKTAAKTAAKTARKPAPRKSAPRSK from the coding sequence ATGACCTCCACCACAGCCAAAACCTCCGTCGCCGCAGACAAAAAGGACGTGCAAAAACTGCAGCGCGCCATCATTGATGGCCTGGAGGATGTCAAGGCGCAGGACATCCAGGTTTTTGACACCGAGCACATCACCTCCCTGTTCGAGCGCGTGATCGTCGCCTCGGGCAGCTCCAACCGCCAGACCAAGGCATTGGCCGCCAGCGTGCGCGATGCGGTGCGCGACGCCGGTTTTGCCAAGCCGCGCATTGAAGGCGAAGACAACGGCGAATGGATCATCGTCGACTGCGGCGCCGCCGTGGCGCACATCATGCAGCCCACCATCCGCCAGTACTACCACCTCGAAGAACTCTGGGGCGACAAGCCCATCAAGCTCAAGCTGGGCGCGCCCGCGCCGCTGGTGAAGGCGTCCAAAGCCGAAGCCGAGCCCGAGGCCAAACCCAAGACGTCCCGCGCCGTTGCAAAAACGGCCGCAAAGGCCGGGGCAAAAACCGCCGGAAAATCTGCAGCGAAAGCGCCTGCCAAGGCACCAGCGAAGGCGCCCGACTCCAGCTATGTGGGCCGTGTCGGCAAAACCAACGACTGGACTGCCAAACGCAATGCGACCGCAACGGCGGCCGAGCCCGCCGCCAAGCCGGCCCGGGCCGGCGCCAAGGCCGCACCTGCCAAGTCGGCAAAACCCGCCGTGAAGACCCCCATCATCAAGGTGCCGGTGGCCAAGAAGGTCGCAGCCAAGAAAACGGCCGCCAAGACTGCGGCCAAAACGGCCCGCAAACCCGCCCCCAGGAAATCCGCCCCCCGGAGCAAATGA
- the nadD gene encoding nicotinate (nicotinamide) nucleotide adenylyltransferase: MKQRIGVFGGAFDPPHNAHVALAQAAIAQFGLDTLYVVPTGHAWHKSQALSQAEHRLAMATLAFEDIPHVRVDAREVQRPGPTFTIDTLLALQAENPEAQLYLFIGADQFAAFRQWHRWQDILDLAIICIADRAQSTRAGAQFDAEVEAYESRRDRFAQLNLPLMPVSATQIRQLTASGAATAGEITQLVPEAVARYISLHQLYRSHSSTPLSKQNTA; the protein is encoded by the coding sequence GTGAAACAGCGCATCGGCGTTTTCGGCGGTGCGTTTGACCCGCCGCACAACGCCCATGTCGCGCTGGCACAGGCGGCCATTGCGCAGTTTGGCCTGGATACGCTGTATGTGGTGCCCACCGGCCATGCCTGGCACAAGTCGCAGGCCTTGAGCCAGGCAGAGCATCGCCTGGCCATGGCAACGCTGGCGTTTGAGGATATTCCCCATGTCCGGGTGGATGCGCGCGAAGTGCAGCGCCCGGGCCCGACGTTTACGATTGACACCCTGTTGGCACTGCAGGCGGAGAACCCCGAAGCGCAGCTTTACCTGTTTATCGGGGCGGACCAGTTCGCCGCTTTCAGGCAATGGCACCGATGGCAGGACATCCTTGATCTTGCTATAATTTGTATAGCTGATCGCGCACAATCCACGCGGGCTGGAGCCCAATTTGATGCCGAAGTTGAGGCTTATGAAAGCCGCCGCGACCGTTTTGCCCAGCTCAATCTCCCCCTGATGCCCGTCAGCGCCACCCAGATACGCCAGTTAACGGCCTCCGGCGCCGCCACGGCGGGGGAAATTACCCAGTTGGTACCTGAAGCCGTTGCGCGTTATATTTCACTTCACCAGCTGTACCGTTCCCATTCATCCACTCCCTTATCGAAGCAAAACACTGCATGA